In the Setaria italica strain Yugu1 chromosome VI, Setaria_italica_v2.0, whole genome shotgun sequence genome, one interval contains:
- the LOC101766140 gene encoding E3 ubiquitin-protein ligase RHA1B-like, with translation MGFPSVCYCVILPQPLILVLQLLDLLRHAVLLCLSSLGLAAPPAADDHPAYAAPPPADLWALPPPPSSLQSAAAAAPPPPTPAAIKARLPAVRYADLLRARRAPAPAASCAVCLGALEARHRVRELGNCAHAFHKACIDKWVDKGQATCPLCRALLLPGAPDAGAGELADAFSSSSSFSF, from the coding sequence ATGGGGTTCCCGTCGGTGTGCTACTGCGTGATCCTCCCTCAGCCGCTCATCCtggtgctgcagctgctggacCTGCTCCGGCACGCCGTCCTGCTCTGCCTCTCCTCGCTCGGgctcgcggcgccgccggccgccgacgaCCACCCGGCCTacgcggccccgccgccggcggacctctgggcgctgccgccgccgccgtcgtccctgcagtcggcggcggccgcggcgccgcccccgcccacgccggccgccATCAAGGCCCGCCTCCCCGCCGTCCGCTACGCCGACCTCCTCCGGGCCCGccgcgccccggccccggccgcgtCGTGCGCCGTGTGCCTGGGCGCGCTCGAGGCGCGCCACCGCGTCCGCGAGCTCGGCAACTGCGCCCACGCCTTCCACAAGGCCTGCATCGACAAGTGGGTCGACAAGGGCCAGGCCacctgcccgctctgccgcgccctcctcctccccggcgcgcccgacgccggcgccggcgagctcgccgacgccttctcctcctcgtcgtccttctCCTTCTGA